Proteins encoded by one window of Lycium barbarum isolate Lr01 chromosome 11, ASM1917538v2, whole genome shotgun sequence:
- the LOC132618111 gene encoding uncharacterized protein LOC132618111 → MSVQILDGATILSFVEDEEAFSEFIAERFSNLDKDHDGMLSYPEMLKELQGLRVFDTHFGIDVKMDPNEVTRVYSSIFVQFDRNSNGTVNMEEFKQETKEMMVAMADGLGFLPVQMVLEENSFLKKAVDRESAIISTSHVAA, encoded by the exons ATGAGTGTACAAATTTTGGACGGTGCCACCATTCTTAGCTTCGTGGAAGACGAAGAAGCGTTTAGCGAATTTATCGCGGAGCGCTTCAGCAACCTCGATAAAGACCATGACGGCATGCTTTCTTATCCGGAAATGCTGAAGGAGCTGCAG GGGCTAAGGGTCTTCGATACACATTTTGGTATTGACGTGAAAATGGATCCAAATGAGGTTACTCGAGTTTATAGCTCAATCTTTGTTCAGTTCGATCGCAACTCAAATGGGACGGTGAATATGGAGGAATTTAAACAGGAGACGAAAGAGATGATGGTGGCAATGGCTGATGGTTTAGGGTTCTTGCCAGTTCAAATGGTACTTGAAGAGAACAGTTTCTTGAAGAAAGCTGTTGATAGGGAATCGGCGATCATTAGTACTTCACATGTTGCTGCTTAA